In one window of Episyrphus balteatus chromosome 3, idEpiBalt1.1, whole genome shotgun sequence DNA:
- the LOC129913531 gene encoding prolyl 4-hydroxylase subunit alpha-1-like — MSLTFHLLVVFLITIIIGITKSQTSITEDWPNSSQIADLLHTEGVIIENLRNYINALDSKITNIKAKTQEIQGIYDVAQNDTGKYFGNPINTFHLIKRMSHDWETLRTLASQDVTGHIVENITRLSEILAFPSAEDLDEVLERLVRAEDVHQLVSSQQQQMMVDDGEFNGIKLRTQMTWNDCLVLGKRSFKMKEYHLARTWLETALKKLTGDTDNNKANVKILEMMAKVEYKSGTLDLEKKQKIRKVHVFLITDNYNFKNSQSVTHLSEEGSMGKL; from the exons ATGTCACTGACCTTCCATCTTCTTGTGGTATTCCtaatcaccatcatcatcggcATCACCAAGTCCCAAACCAGTATTACTGAAGATTGGCCTAATTCAAGTCAAATAGCTGATCTTCTACATACTGAGGGAGTGATAATCGAGAATCTTAGAAATTACATAAATGCCTTAGACAGCAAAATCACCAACATTAAGGC CAAGACCCAAGAGATCCAAGGAATTTACGATGTCGCACAAAATGATACTGGCAAATATTTTGGAAATCCCATTAACACATTTCATTTGATAAAACGCATGTCCCACGACTGGGAGACTTTGAGGACTCTTGCCTCACAGGATGTGACAGGAC ATATCGTTGAAAACATAACGAGATTAAGCGAGATTTTGGCATTCCCCAGTGCAGAAGATTTAGATGAGGTGTTGGAACGATTAGTGAGAGCTGAAGATGTTCATCAACTTGTTTCCTCACAGCAGCAGCAGATGATGGTGGATGATGGAGAGTTCAATGGCATCAAATTACG tacgCAAATGACTTGGAATGACTGTTTGGTGTTGGGGAAACGTTCATTCAAGATGAAAGAATATCACCTGGCTAGAACGTGGTTGGAAACAGCCCTTAAAAAATTAACGGGTGATACAGATAATAATAAAGCTAATGTGAAGATTTTGGAAATGATGGCTAAGGTGGAATATAAAAGTG GCACCTTGGATCttgaaaagaaacaaaagatCCGCAAAGTGCATGTATTCCTTATTActgataattataattttaagaatagCCAATCGGTCACACACTTGAGTGAAGAAGGAAGCATGGGTAAATTGTAA
- the LOC129913532 gene encoding uncharacterized protein LOC129913532, whose amino-acid sequence MKVTRMKLLTVLLFLINLLDCVQPEALSLSIIGLESLVSREKLLIDKLELYLGALEKKAHVIRSNLELMKAENQKAQLEGDAYLMNPLQAFPLIRRLHSDWVNWQIYLQDPVGHGNA is encoded by the exons ATGAAGGTTACCAGAATGAAACTTCTAACGGTGCTGCTGTTTCTAATTAATCTACTCGATTGCGTGCAACCGGAAGCTTTATCCTTATCCATCATCGGTCTAGAGAGCTTGGTATCCAGGGAAAAGTTATTAATCGATAAGTTGGAACTCTATCTGGGTGCTCTTGAGAAGAAGGCACACGTGATCCGCAG TAACCTGGAGCTGATGAAGGCTGAAAACCAAAAGGCTCAACTCGAGGGTGACGCTTATTTGATGAATCCCCTACAGGCATTCCCACTTATCCGCCGCCTACACTCGGACTGGGTAAACTGGCAGATCTATCTCCAGGATCCTGTTGGTCATGGTAATGCTTGA
- the LOC129913533 gene encoding prolyl 4-hydroxylase subunit alpha-2-like, translating to SLCTHSFSLEYVLQIATERQNLPSEEEFNEAADAIFRLQDTYELIPLEMSIGILNGVHYDDVSLSAIDCFSIGYRLHGNGQHEVATMWFQAALTAFNEGNSMYEVLDFDMGKILYFYAQALAKQDKLKAAIPLLDHMIQLDPSDAITIKQREMWQMEIKAKENFPEILPEVKPEDIGKRRYKWGCQGRFPERVANLHCIYNTTTDPFLKLAPLKMEQISLNPYVVLYHDVLSDFEIEVLQTMAKPNLQRATVYSESEKRSVPVSSRTSKFAWFSDNANNVTQRISQRLADMTGFGMTTSEQLQTMNYGIGGHYDTHYDFFNISMTNEVVKYVGDRIATAMFYLSDVKQGGATVFPNVELAVYPKKGACIFWHNLNTRGEGDSNTLHAACPVIVGSKWVCNKWIREKEQIFRRPCIRNQEDNAEDPEEYFKNPINTYLMMKRLSLDWEKMRNFMDYESGANVLKNIDIVKDNYTPSGQDDYEGAIEGILRLQHIYRLNTKDIAQGVLGGIKYNKILFDLLIRPIEDFKGAAEITHKLRDCFPNDIRVLELHKNFTQHQLTEKSKDIEDEHEPIPHVLNSLNSSIAYRLTCSEHLKPSPSDESYLQCGYLTETHPFLLLAPIKVEELSLDPLVVLYHDVIYDSEIEKLIEMANNKMTRATVTSQNGSVVSNVRTSQFVFFPKEADKVFQIIDERVADMTSLNMDAAEEHQLANYGIGGHYSQHYDFFPFGKRHTEDNRIATVLFYLSDVEQGGGTAFPYIKSLVKPKKGAAVFWFNLHTSGDGDARTMHGACPVLVGSKWVLNRWIKERGQEFARPCDLISDSLPSAVKF from the exons tcccTATGCACACACTCCTTCTCTCTAGAATATGTGCTCCAAATAGCAACTGAACGTCAGAATTTACCCTCAGAGGAGGAATTCAACGAAGCAGCCGATgcaatatttcgattgcaagaTACCTACGAGCTGATTCCGTTGGAAATGTCCATAGGGATATTAAATGGAGTGCACTATGATGA TGTCAGTTTATCTGCGATAGATTGTTTCTCCATTGGATATCGGTTGCATGGAAACGGTCAGCATGAGGTAGCAACAATGTGGTTTCAAGCGGCATTGACTGCATTCAACGAAGGAAATTCAATGTATGAAGTATTGGATTTTGATATGGGCAAAATTTTATACTTCTATGCCCAGGCTTTGGCTAAACAAG aTAAACTTAAAGCGGCAATACCACTTCTCGATCATATGATCCAACTTGATCCAAGTgatgcaattacaattaaacAACGAGAAATGTGGCAAATGGAAATAAAAGCTAAGGAAAATTTCCCAGAAATACTGCCAGAA gtaAAACCAGAAGACATTGGAAAACGAAGATACAAATGGGGCTGCCAAGGTAGATTCCCCGAACGAGTTGCCAATCTGCATTGTATCTACAATACAACCACGGATCCTTTTCTTAAACTTGCTCCCTTGAAAATGGAACAAATCAGTTTAAatccatatgttgttctttaccATGATGTTTTATCagattttgaaattgaagtCCTTCAAACAATGGCTAAACCAAATTTGCAACGAGCTACAGTATACAGTGAAAGTGAAAAACGATCAGTTCCAGTTTCATCGCGAACAAGTAAATTTGCTTGGTTTTCTGACAATGCAAATAATGTTACTCAAAGAATAAGCCAGAGATTGGCAGATATGACTGGTTTTGGTATGACAACTAGTGAGCAGCTTCAAACTATGAATTATGGCATTGGAGGGCACTATGATACTCATTatgacttttttaatatttcaatg aCCAACGAAGTTGTTAAATATGTTGGAGATCGTATAGCTACTGCCATGTTTTAT ttGAGTGATGTGAAACAAGGAGGTGCTACAGTATTTCCCAATGTTGAACTTGCTGTCTATCCAAAGAAAGGTGCATGCATCTTTTGGCATAATTTGAATACAAGAGGAGAAGGTGATTCGAATACATTACACGCCGCATGTCCTGTCATAGTTGGTTCCAAGTGGG TTTGTAACAAGTGGATACGTGAGAAGGAACAAATTTTTAGAAGACCTTGTATAC GCAATCAAGAAGACAATGCAGAAGATCCCGAAGAGTATTTTAAGAACCCAATTAACACTTATTTGATGATGAAGCGTCTGTCGTTGGATTGGGAGAAGATGAGGAATTTCATGGATTATGAAAGTGGAGCAA ATGTTCTTAAAAATATCGATATAGTCAAAGACAATTACACTCCATCGGGACAAGATGACTACGAAGGAGCTATAGAAGGTATATTGCGTCTACAGCATATTTATCGATTGAATACCAAGGATATAGCACAAGGAGTCTTAGGTGGCATTAAATACAA CAAAATCTTGTTTGATTTATTGATACGGCCTATAGAGGATTTTAAGGGTGCAGCGGAAATTACTCACAAATTGAGGGATTGCTTTCCAAATGACATAAGGGTATTGGAGTTACACAAGAATTTCACACAACATCAATTAACTGAGAAATCGAAGGATATTGAGGATGAACATGAG cCAATACCTCATGTTTTGAACTCATTGAACAGTTCTATTGCCTACCGTCTAACATGCAGCGAACACTTAAAACCCTCTCCATCTGATGAAAGTTATCTCCAATGTGGTTATCTCACCGAAACCCATCCATTTCTCCTGCTGGCACCTATTAAAGTCGAAGAATTATCATTGGATCCGTTGGTTGTTTTATATCACGATGTCATTTACGATtctgaaattgaaaaacttaTCGAAATGGCTAACAATAAAATGACACGTGCCACTGTAACTTCCCAAAATGGTTCGGTAGTTTCGAATGTCCGAACCAGTCAGTTTGTATTTTTCCCCAAAGAAGCTGATAAAGTCTTTCAAATAATTGATGAAAGAGTTGCCGATATGACAAGTTTGAATATGGATGCTGCTGAAGAACATCAACTTGCGAATTACGGTATTGGAGGACATTACAGTCAACATTATGACTTTTTTCCTTTT ggAAAGAGACATACTGAGGATAATCGTATTGCAACTGTTCTTTTTTAT TTGTCAGATGTTGAACAAGGAGGTGGAACAGCTTTTCCATATATCAAAAGTCTGGTGAAACCGAAAAAAGGTGCAGCAGTATTTTGGTTTAACTTGCATACTTCTGGGGATGGTGATGCCCGGACAATGCATGGAGCATGTCCTGTATTGGTTGGATCTAAATGGG ttcttaatagaTGGATAAAAGAAAGAGGTCAAGAGTTTGCGAGACCATGTGATTTGATAAGCGATTCGTTGCCGAGTGCTGTTAAGTTTTAG